The Pseudomonas kermanshahensis genome includes a window with the following:
- the estP gene encoding esterase EstP: MRKAPLLRFTLASLALACSQAFAAPSPYSTLIVFGDSLSDAGQFPDLTGGTAGQRFTNRDADGNFAPVSPMILGGRLGIEQDELNPSTSVGIRPDGNNWAVGGYTTQQILDSITESSKVIVPPNGPAPGFVFRERPGYLANGLRADPNALYYLTGGGNDFLQGLVNSPADAAAAGGRLAASAQALQQGGARYIMVWLLPDLGQTPNFSGTPQQNPLSLLSGVFNQSLLNQLGQIDAEIIPLNIPVLLGEALASPTQFGLASGQNLVGTCYSGQGCVENPVYGINGATPDPTKLLFNDSVHPTIAGQQLIADYAYSIISAPWELTLLPEMAHATLRAHQDELRNQWQTPWQAVGQWQAFVATGAQDLDFDGQRSAASGDGRGYNLTLGGSYRLNDAWRLGLAGGVYRQKLEAGEQDSDYKLDSYLATAFAQYRQDRWWADAALTAGHLDYSDLKRTFALGVNDRSEKGDTDGEAWAVTGRLGYNLAAESSPWQLAPFISADYARVKVDGYDEKSGRSTALGFDDQERTSRRLGIGLLGSVQVATGTRLFAEVAQEHEFEDDQQDVTMHLTTLAAHDFTLTGFTPHSDLTRASLGLSHELMAGVHVRGNYNWRKSDELTQQGVSLAVSLDF, encoded by the coding sequence ATGCGAAAAGCTCCCTTGTTGCGCTTTACCCTCGCCTCTTTGGCCCTGGCCTGCAGCCAGGCATTCGCTGCCCCTTCCCCTTATTCGACCTTGATCGTATTTGGCGACAGCCTGAGTGACGCCGGCCAATTTCCTGACCTGACCGGCGGTACGGCAGGCCAGCGTTTCACCAACCGCGATGCCGACGGTAACTTCGCGCCGGTTTCGCCAATGATTCTTGGCGGTCGGCTGGGCATCGAGCAAGACGAACTCAACCCCTCCACGTCGGTCGGCATCCGGCCTGATGGCAACAACTGGGCAGTGGGCGGCTACACGACGCAGCAGATTCTCGATTCGATCACCGAGTCATCGAAAGTGATCGTCCCCCCCAATGGACCTGCGCCAGGCTTTGTCTTCCGTGAACGCCCCGGCTACCTGGCCAATGGCCTGCGCGCCGACCCCAACGCGCTCTATTACCTCACCGGTGGCGGTAACGACTTCCTCCAGGGCCTGGTGAACAGCCCCGCCGATGCCGCCGCTGCTGGAGGCCGGCTGGCTGCCAGCGCCCAAGCCCTGCAACAAGGCGGCGCCCGCTACATCATGGTCTGGTTGCTGCCCGACCTGGGCCAAACGCCGAACTTCAGCGGCACCCCGCAACAGAACCCGCTGTCGCTGCTGTCGGGCGTGTTCAACCAGTCACTGCTCAATCAACTCGGGCAGATCGACGCCGAGATCATCCCACTGAACATTCCGGTATTACTGGGTGAGGCCTTGGCCAGCCCGACCCAATTCGGCTTGGCTAGCGGCCAGAACCTGGTCGGCACCTGCTACAGCGGTCAAGGCTGCGTCGAAAACCCGGTCTACGGCATCAACGGCGCCACTCCGGACCCAACCAAACTGCTGTTCAACGACTCGGTACACCCGACCATTGCCGGCCAGCAGTTGATAGCCGACTACGCCTACTCGATCATCTCCGCCCCCTGGGAACTGACCCTGTTGCCGGAAATGGCCCACGCCACCCTGCGCGCCCACCAGGACGAGCTGCGCAACCAGTGGCAAACGCCCTGGCAAGCCGTGGGGCAATGGCAGGCCTTCGTCGCCACCGGCGCGCAGGACTTGGACTTTGACGGCCAGCGCAGCGCGGCCAGCGGCGACGGCCGCGGCTACAACCTGACCCTGGGTGGCAGCTACCGTTTGAACGATGCCTGGCGCCTGGGCCTGGCGGGTGGCGTATACCGGCAGAAACTGGAGGCGGGTGAACAGGACTCGGACTACAAGCTCGACAGCTACCTGGCCACGGCGTTCGCCCAATACCGCCAGGACCGCTGGTGGGCCGATGCTGCACTGACGGCCGGGCACCTGGACTACAGCGACCTCAAACGCACCTTCGCACTGGGCGTGAATGACCGCAGCGAAAAAGGCGATACCGATGGCGAAGCGTGGGCGGTGACGGGCCGGCTGGGTTACAACCTGGCCGCTGAGAGCAGCCCGTGGCAACTGGCGCCGTTCATCAGCGCCGACTATGCCCGGGTCAAGGTCGATGGTTATGACGAGAAGAGCGGGCGCTCGACAGCGCTGGGCTTCGATGACCAGGAACGGACCTCGCGGCGGCTGGGCATCGGGCTGTTAGGCAGTGTGCAGGTGGCAACGGGGACGCGGCTGTTTGCCGAGGTTGCCCAGGAGCACGAGTTCGAGGATGACCAACAGGACGTGACGATGCACCTGACGACGTTGGCAGCGCACGACTTCACCCTGACCGGGTTTACGCCGCACAGTGACCTGACCCGGGCCAGCTTGGGCTTGAGCCATGAGCTTATGGCAGGGGTGCATGTGCGAGGGAATTACAACTGGCGCAAAAGTGATGAGTTGACGCAGCAGGGGGTGAGCCTGGCGGTAAGCTTGGACTTCTGA
- the trpE gene encoding anthranilate synthase component I has product MTREEFLRLAAAGYNRIPLACETLADFDTPLSIYLKLADQPNSYLLESVQGGEKWGRYSMIGLPSRTVMRVHGYHVSILQDGVEVERHDVDDPLAFVESFKDRYKVADIPGLPRFNGGLVGYFGYDCVRYVEKRLGASPNPDPLGVPDILLMVSDAVVVFDNLAGKMHAIVLVDPAEEQAFEQGKARLAGLLETLRQPITPRRGLDLSGPLAAEPEFRSSYTREDYENAVGRIKEYILAGDCMQVVPSQRMSIDFKSAPIDLYRALRCFNPTPYMYFFNFGDFHVVGSSPEVLVRVEDNLVTVRPIAGTRPRGATEEADRALEDDLLSDEKEIAEHLMLIDLGRNDVGRVSSTGSVRLTEKMVIERYSNVMHIVSNVTGQLREGLTAMDALRAILPAGTLSGAPKIRAMEIIDELEPVKRGVYGGAVGYFAWNGNMDTAIAIRTAVIKDGELHVQAGGGIVADSVPALEWEETINKRRAMFRAVALAEQTSAK; this is encoded by the coding sequence ATGACCCGCGAAGAATTCCTGCGCCTGGCCGCTGCCGGCTACAACCGCATCCCCCTGGCCTGTGAAACCCTGGCCGACTTCGACACGCCGCTGTCGATCTACCTGAAACTGGCCGACCAGCCCAACTCCTATTTGCTCGAATCCGTACAGGGCGGCGAGAAGTGGGGGCGTTACTCGATGATCGGCCTGCCATCGCGCACGGTGATGCGTGTGCATGGCTACCACGTCAGTATCCTGCAGGATGGCGTCGAGGTAGAGCGCCACGACGTCGACGACCCGCTGGCCTTCGTCGAGTCGTTCAAGGACCGCTACAAGGTCGCGGATATTCCTGGGCTGCCGCGTTTCAACGGCGGGCTGGTCGGCTACTTCGGCTATGACTGCGTACGCTATGTGGAGAAGCGTCTGGGCGCGAGCCCGAACCCGGACCCGCTGGGCGTGCCGGATATCCTGCTGATGGTGTCTGACGCCGTGGTGGTGTTCGACAACCTGGCGGGCAAGATGCATGCAATCGTGCTGGTCGACCCGGCCGAAGAGCAAGCCTTCGAACAGGGCAAGGCTCGCCTGGCCGGGTTGCTGGAGACCCTGCGCCAGCCGATTACCCCGCGCCGTGGCCTGGACCTGAGCGGCCCGCTCGCCGCCGAGCCGGAATTCCGTTCCAGCTATACCCGCGAGGATTACGAGAACGCGGTTGGCCGCATCAAGGAGTACATCCTGGCCGGTGACTGCATGCAGGTGGTGCCGTCCCAGCGCATGTCGATCGACTTCAAGTCTGCGCCCATCGACCTGTACCGTGCGTTGCGCTGCTTCAACCCGACGCCGTACATGTACTTCTTCAATTTCGGCGACTTCCATGTGGTCGGCAGTTCGCCTGAAGTGCTGGTGCGTGTCGAGGACAACCTGGTCACCGTACGCCCGATCGCCGGTACGCGCCCACGGGGTGCGACGGAAGAAGCCGACCGTGCACTGGAAGACGACTTGCTGTCGGACGAGAAGGAGATTGCCGAGCACCTGATGCTGATCGACCTGGGCCGCAACGACGTGGGCCGTGTGTCCTCGACCGGCAGCGTGCGCCTGACCGAGAAGATGGTGATCGAGCGTTACTCCAACGTGATGCACATCGTTTCCAACGTCACCGGGCAACTGCGTGAAGGCCTTACCGCCATGGATGCATTGCGGGCGATTCTGCCAGCCGGCACCTTGTCGGGTGCACCGAAAATCCGCGCCATGGAGATCATCGACGAGCTGGAGCCGGTCAAGCGTGGCGTTTACGGTGGTGCAGTGGGCTACTTTGCCTGGAACGGCAACATGGACACCGCGATTGCCATCCGCACTGCGGTGATCAAGGACGGCGAGCTGCATGTGCAGGCGGGTGGCGGCATCGTGGCCGACTCCGTGCCGGCGCTGGAGTGGGAAGAAACCATCAACAAGCGCCGCGCAATGTTCCGCGCGGTGGCCTTGGCTGAGCAGACGTCCGCCAAGTGA
- a CDS encoding phosphoglycolate phosphatase, protein MSGFEQLFPGTLPRLVMFDLDGTLIDSVPDLAAAVDRMLLELGRPPAGLDAVRHWVGNGAQVLVRRALAGGIEHASVDDALAEQALALFMEAYAESHELTVVYPGVRDTLRWLRKQGVEMALITNKPERFVAPLLDQMKIGRYFRWIIGGDTLPQKKPDPAALLFVMQMAGVTPQQSLFVGDSRSDVLAAKAAGVQCVGLTYGYNHGRPINDESPSLVIDDLRALLPGCADPATGITLADLQASQDRESTVAVTGKFWMKVIKALARWRWRA, encoded by the coding sequence ATGAGCGGCTTCGAGCAGCTGTTCCCAGGGACGCTGCCAAGGCTGGTGATGTTCGATCTGGACGGTACCCTGATCGACTCCGTGCCAGACCTGGCCGCCGCCGTGGACCGCATGCTGCTCGAACTTGGGCGCCCGCCAGCGGGCTTGGACGCCGTACGCCACTGGGTTGGCAACGGTGCCCAGGTGCTGGTGCGCCGGGCGCTGGCCGGGGGCATCGAGCATGCCTCGGTGGACGATGCGCTGGCCGAACAGGCGCTGGCGCTGTTCATGGAGGCTTATGCCGAAAGCCATGAACTGACCGTGGTCTACCCCGGCGTGCGCGACACCCTGCGCTGGCTGCGCAAGCAAGGCGTGGAGATGGCGCTGATCACCAACAAGCCCGAGCGCTTCGTCGCCCCGCTGCTCGACCAGATGAAGATCGGTCGCTACTTCCGCTGGATCATCGGCGGAGACACCCTGCCACAAAAGAAACCCGACCCCGCGGCACTGCTGTTCGTCATGCAGATGGCCGGTGTCACGCCGCAACAGTCGCTGTTCGTCGGCGATTCGCGCAGCGATGTGCTGGCCGCCAAGGCCGCGGGTGTGCAGTGCGTGGGCCTGACCTACGGCTACAACCACGGCCGGCCGATCAACGACGAATCGCCGAGCCTGGTGATCGACGACCTGCGTGCATTGCTGCCCGGTTGCGCAGACCCGGCCACTGGGATAACGTTGGCGGACCTTCAAGCCTCACAAGACAGAGAGTCCACCGTGGCGGTTACTGGCAAATTCTGGATGAAAGTCATCAAGGCCCTGGCCCGTTGGCGTTGGCGCGCCTGA
- the rpe gene encoding ribulose-phosphate 3-epimerase produces the protein MQPYAIAPSILSADFARLGEDVDKVLAAGADIVHFDVMDNHYVPNLTIGPMVCTALRKYGVTAPIDVHLMVSPVDRIIGDFIDAGATYITFHPEASQHIDRSLQLIRDGGCKAGLVFNPATSLDVLKYVMDKVDMVLLMSVNPGFGGQKFIPGTLDKLREARALIDASGRDIRLEIDGGVNVNNIREIAAAGADTFVAGSAIFNAPDYQEVIAKMRAELAQARP, from the coding sequence ATGCAGCCCTACGCTATTGCCCCCTCCATTCTCTCCGCCGATTTCGCCCGCCTGGGCGAGGACGTCGACAAGGTGCTGGCCGCGGGTGCCGACATCGTTCACTTCGATGTGATGGACAACCACTACGTCCCCAACCTGACCATCGGCCCGATGGTGTGCACCGCCCTGCGCAAGTACGGCGTGACTGCCCCGATCGATGTGCACCTGATGGTCAGCCCGGTCGACCGTATCATCGGAGACTTCATCGACGCCGGCGCCACCTACATCACCTTCCACCCGGAAGCCAGCCAGCACATCGACCGCTCGCTGCAGCTGATCCGCGACGGTGGTTGCAAGGCTGGCCTGGTGTTCAACCCGGCGACCAGCCTCGATGTCCTCAAGTATGTGATGGACAAAGTCGACATGGTCCTGCTGATGAGCGTCAACCCAGGCTTTGGCGGGCAGAAGTTCATCCCCGGCACCCTCGACAAGCTGCGTGAGGCGCGCGCGCTGATCGACGCCAGTGGCCGGGATATCCGTCTGGAAATCGACGGTGGCGTCAACGTCAACAATATCCGCGAAATCGCCGCTGCTGGCGCTGACACCTTCGTTGCCGGTTCGGCCATCTTCAATGCCCCGGACTATCAGGAAGTGATCGCCAAAATGCGCGCCGAACTGGCCCAGGCCCGCCCATGA
- the trpC gene encoding indole-3-glycerol phosphate synthase TrpC, which translates to MSVPTVLEKIIARKVEEVAERSARVSLAELERLAKAADAPRGFANALIEQAKRKQPAVIAEIKKASPSKGVIREHFVPAEIAVSYEKGGATCLSVLTDVDYFQGADVYLQQARAAVSLPVIRKDFMIDPYQIVEARALGADCVLLIVSALDDVKMAELAATAKAVGLDVLVEVHDGDELERALKTLDTPLVGVNNRNLHTFEVSLETTLDLLPRIPRDRLAITESGILNRADVELMAINEVYSFLVGEAFMRADQPGLELQRLFFPEQVKKTVQPLD; encoded by the coding sequence ATGAGCGTACCGACCGTGCTGGAAAAGATCATCGCCCGCAAAGTTGAGGAAGTGGCCGAGCGCAGTGCCCGGGTCAGCCTGGCTGAGCTGGAGCGCCTGGCCAAGGCCGCCGACGCGCCACGTGGTTTTGCCAATGCGCTGATCGAGCAGGCCAAGCGCAAGCAGCCGGCGGTCATTGCCGAGATCAAGAAGGCGTCGCCGAGCAAGGGCGTGATACGCGAGCACTTCGTGCCAGCGGAAATCGCCGTCAGCTACGAGAAGGGCGGGGCGACCTGCCTGTCGGTGTTGACCGATGTGGATTACTTCCAAGGCGCTGATGTGTACCTGCAGCAGGCGCGCGCGGCAGTGTCGCTGCCGGTGATCCGCAAGGATTTCATGATCGACCCCTACCAGATCGTCGAGGCCCGTGCACTGGGCGCTGACTGCGTGCTGTTGATCGTCTCGGCGCTGGATGACGTGAAGATGGCCGAACTGGCTGCCACAGCCAAGGCTGTAGGCCTTGATGTGTTGGTCGAAGTGCATGACGGCGATGAGCTGGAGCGTGCGTTGAAAACCCTCGACACGCCGCTGGTGGGGGTGAACAACCGCAACCTGCACACCTTCGAGGTCAGCCTGGAAACCACCCTTGACCTGCTGCCGCGTATTCCGCGTGATCGCCTGGCGATTACCGAGAGCGGTATCCTCAACCGGGCCGATGTAGAGCTGATGGCAATCAACGAGGTTTACTCGTTCCTGGTGGGTGAGGCGTTCATGCGCGCTGATCAGCCTGGGCTGGAATTGCAGCGGTTGTTCTTCCCTGAGCAGGTGAAGAAGACTGTTCAGCCACTGGACTGA
- a CDS encoding ABC transporter permease, protein MLSPYMSPVERVWYYSLRILCGLILLFLILPVLVIVPLSFNSGSFLVYPLQGFSLQWYQDFFGSAEWMRALKNSIIVAPAATVLAMVFGTLAAIGLTRGDFPGKSLVMALVISPMVVPVVIIGVASYLFFAPLGMGNSFTSLILVHAVLGVPFVIITVSATLQGFNYNLVRAAASLGASPLVAFRRVTLPLIAPGVISGALFAFATSFDEVVVTLFLAGPEQATLPRQMFSGIRENLSPTIAAAATLLIAFSVVVLLTLEWLRGRSEKLRTQQPA, encoded by the coding sequence ATGCTGAGCCCTTACATGTCACCCGTGGAGCGGGTCTGGTACTACAGCCTGCGCATTCTTTGCGGCTTGATCCTGCTGTTTCTGATCTTGCCGGTGCTGGTGATCGTGCCGCTGTCGTTCAACAGTGGCAGCTTTCTGGTGTACCCGTTGCAGGGCTTTTCGCTGCAGTGGTACCAGGACTTCTTCGGCTCTGCCGAGTGGATGCGGGCGCTGAAGAACAGCATCATCGTCGCCCCGGCGGCCACGGTGCTGGCGATGGTGTTCGGTACGTTGGCGGCGATTGGCCTGACCCGCGGCGACTTCCCGGGCAAGTCGCTGGTGATGGCGCTGGTGATTTCGCCGATGGTGGTGCCGGTGGTGATCATCGGTGTGGCCAGTTACCTGTTCTTCGCGCCATTGGGGATGGGCAACAGCTTTACCTCGTTGATCCTGGTGCATGCGGTATTGGGTGTGCCGTTCGTCATCATCACCGTGTCGGCGACGTTGCAGGGCTTCAACTACAACCTGGTGCGCGCGGCGGCCAGCCTGGGCGCTTCGCCGCTGGTGGCGTTCCGCCGGGTAACGCTGCCGTTGATCGCCCCGGGGGTGATCTCGGGTGCGCTGTTTGCCTTTGCGACGTCGTTCGACGAGGTGGTGGTGACGTTGTTCCTCGCCGGGCCTGAGCAGGCGACCTTGCCACGGCAGATGTTCAGCGGTATCCGCGAGAACCTGAGCCCGACCATTGCGGCAGCGGCCACGTTACTGATCGCGTTTTCGGTGGTGGTGCTGCTGACCCTGGAGTGGTTGCGTGGGCGCAGTGAGAAGCTGAGAACCCAGCAGCCTGCTTGA
- a CDS encoding aminodeoxychorismate/anthranilate synthase component II, giving the protein MLLMIDNYDSFTYNVVQYLGELGAEVKVIRNDEMTIAEIEALNPERIVVSPGPCTPSEAGVSIEAILHFAGKLPILGVCLGHQSIGQAFGGDVVRARQVMHGKTSPVLHRDLGVFAGLNNPLTVTRYHSLVVKRETLPDCLEVTAWTAHADGTVDEIMGLRHKTLNIEGVQFHPESILTEQGHELFANFLKQTGGRR; this is encoded by the coding sequence ATGTTACTGATGATCGACAACTACGACTCATTCACTTACAACGTCGTCCAATACCTCGGCGAGCTAGGTGCCGAGGTCAAGGTCATTCGCAATGACGAAATGACCATCGCTGAAATCGAAGCCCTCAACCCGGAGCGCATCGTTGTCTCCCCTGGCCCCTGCACGCCGAGCGAGGCGGGTGTGTCGATTGAGGCGATCCTGCACTTTGCTGGCAAGCTGCCGATTCTGGGCGTCTGCCTGGGCCACCAGTCCATCGGTCAGGCATTTGGCGGCGACGTCGTGCGTGCCCGCCAGGTGATGCACGGCAAGACCAGCCCCGTGCTGCACCGCGACCTGGGCGTGTTCGCCGGCCTCAACAACCCGCTGACCGTGACTCGCTACCACTCCCTGGTGGTCAAGCGTGAAACCCTGCCCGATTGCCTGGAGGTCACTGCCTGGACTGCCCATGCAGACGGTACGGTCGACGAGATCATGGGCCTGCGCCACAAAACCCTGAATATCGAAGGGGTGCAGTTCCACCCCGAGTCCATCCTCACCGAGCAGGGCCACGAGCTGTTCGCCAACTTCCTCAAGCAGACCGGCGGCCGCCGCTAA
- the trpD gene encoding anthranilate phosphoribosyltransferase — protein sequence MDIKSALSRIVGHLDLSTEEMSDVMRQIMTGQCSEAQIGAFLMGMRMKSESIDEIVGAVSVMRELADKVELKSLDGVVDIVGTGGDGANIFNVSTASSFVLAAAGCPVAKHGNRAVSGKSGSADLLEAAGIYLNLTPVQVARCIDSLGIGFMFAQSHHKAMKYAAGPRRELGLRTLFNMLGPLTNPAGVKHQVVGVFTQALCRPLAEVLQRLGSKHVLVVHSKDGLDEFSLAAPTFVAELKNGQITEYWVEPEDLGMKSQSLHGLAVEGPQASYELIRDALGRRKTENGQKAAEMIVLNAGAALYAADHAMTLAQGVELAHDVLHTGLAWEKLQELGAFTAVFKLENEA from the coding sequence ATGGATATCAAGAGCGCGCTGAGCCGCATCGTCGGTCATCTGGACTTGTCCACCGAAGAAATGAGCGACGTCATGCGTCAGATCATGACCGGTCAATGCAGTGAGGCGCAGATCGGCGCCTTCCTGATGGGCATGCGCATGAAAAGCGAGAGCATCGACGAGATCGTCGGCGCGGTGTCGGTGATGCGTGAGCTGGCCGACAAGGTCGAGCTGAAGAGCCTCGATGGGGTGGTCGATATCGTCGGCACCGGTGGCGATGGCGCCAACATCTTTAACGTCTCCACCGCCTCCTCGTTTGTGCTCGCTGCTGCCGGTTGCCCGGTGGCCAAGCACGGTAACCGTGCGGTCTCGGGCAAGAGCGGTAGCGCCGACCTGCTGGAAGCCGCTGGCATCTACCTGAACCTGACCCCGGTGCAGGTCGCCCGCTGCATCGACAGCCTGGGCATCGGCTTCATGTTTGCCCAGAGCCATCACAAGGCAATGAAGTACGCCGCTGGCCCGCGCCGTGAGTTGGGCCTGCGCACCCTGTTCAACATGCTGGGCCCGCTTACGAATCCGGCCGGTGTGAAGCACCAGGTGGTCGGCGTGTTCACCCAGGCCCTGTGCCGCCCGCTGGCCGAAGTGCTGCAGCGGTTGGGCAGCAAGCACGTGCTGGTGGTGCATTCCAAGGACGGCCTGGACGAGTTCAGCCTGGCGGCGCCGACGTTTGTCGCCGAGCTGAAAAATGGCCAGATCACCGAGTATTGGGTAGAGCCGGAAGACCTCGGCATGAAGAGCCAGAGCCTGCATGGCCTGGCGGTCGAAGGCCCACAGGCCTCCTACGAGCTGATTCGTGATGCCCTGGGCCGACGCAAGACCGAGAACGGCCAGAAAGCCGCGGAAATGATCGTGCTCAATGCGGGCGCCGCGCTGTACGCCGCGGATCATGCCATGACCCTGGCACAGGGCGTGGAACTTGCCCATGACGTGCTGCACACCGGCCTTGCCTGGGAAAAACTGCAGGAGCTGGGTGCCTTCACCGCCGTATTCAAGCTGGAGAACGAAGCATGA